From the genome of Aspergillus fumigatus Af293 chromosome 1, whole genome shotgun sequence, one region includes:
- a CDS encoding cytosine deaminase — METDAGFIAALEEAKKGAAEGGVPIGAALVSKDGKILGRGHNMRVQKGSATLHAEMSALENSGRLPASAYEGATMYTTLSPCDMCTGACILYKVKRVVIGENKNFMGGEEYLLNRGKEVVVLDNEECKQLMEKFIKEKPELWNEDIAV, encoded by the exons ATGGAAACAGACGCTGGCTTCATCGCCGCCttggaggaggcaaagaaagGCGCCGCTGAAGGTGGAGTCCCTATCGGTGCAGCTCTGGTGTCCAAGGATGGCAAGATTCTCGGCCGTGGACACAATATGCGCGTTCAGAAAGGAAGCGCCACCTTGCAT GCTGAGATGTCTGCTCTCGAGAATTCCGGCCGTCTTCCCGCGTCCGCCTACGAGGGTGCGACTATGTACACCACGCTGTCTCCATGCGACATGTGCACGGGTGCCTGCATACTCTACAAGGTTAAGCGGGTTGTCATCGGGGAGAACAAGAACTTCATGGGCGGCGAGGAGTATCTTCTAAATCGGGGTAAAGAAGTTGTAGTGCTGGATAATGAAGAGTGCAAGCAACTGATGGAGAAGTTtatcaaggagaagccggAGCTTTG GAATGAGGACATTGCAGTCTAA
- a CDS encoding putative GARP complex subunit Vps53 encodes MSVSTPTSSTGHVPPNGAADLDPLDAADYDPIDHLNAIFSHPSTLSSVSEVSQALREYEDELDHDIATLVEEQVTSNAESVERIQAAKADLTELFKKIDEVRDRASKTEQAITEMTADIKQLDNAKKNLTQSMTALKRLQMLTTAYDQLRALSKTRQYRDCAQLLQAVIQLMAHFKSYRSIDQIALLSRNVADIQRELLEQVCEDFELAFAKGEVAQNRITLSEGCQVIDALGESARSRLVTWYCNFQLREYRQVFRNNEEAGSLDNISRRYSWFRRILKIYDEEYAAIFPASWRVNEILANVFCEGTRDDFKGILSRSVRNGQTIDVNLLLSCLQETLDFEHSLERRFASPARPSTDTFASTETPVFGQAISEAFEPYLSVWVEAQDKQLAALIPKYRQQPIRPPDEEFDCHIVISSSTELFTFYRHSLQQCAKLSTGGSLADLAKVFAKYLDQYAQQVLLNYISERPTGHTPSNVPSLEDLILVLNTADYCYTTCNQLEEKIKGRLDKNLKQSVDLQSQADSFMGIASAAIRGLVRKVEINLEPSWREMRNTPWSRLDAVSDHSPYVGELLSKTQATFSEILQFLHKQQYARAFADHVVELLSTQFISNISQCKPITETGAEQMLLDTYTLKTGLSSLLPAPAPASFVKRVNASFSKIETLLKTLQVQPSPPEALVQAYLIHIADRNNANFRKILDLKGIRSRQEQNQLVELFQVHRTSDRYASNLQQSNPVLAAMQTTPALSSSSVSQGLGLGAAASISASNLPTRFDPSMLGSALISAAKDGVDRFGTPSSGTNPSSSTGGVSTPPHSGTTGQGQGQGGEMSSNLNENLKNIGKFFRRDLGGFGGRFGGS; translated from the exons ATGTCCGTCTCGACTCCCACCTCCTCTACCGGCCATGTGCCACCCAACGGCGCGGCGGACCTCGATCCACTGGATGCAG CTGATTACGATCCGATCGACCACCTGAATGCGATTTTCTCCCACCCCTCCACCCTCTCCTCCGTGTCCGAGGTGTCCCAAGCCCTCCGTGAATATGAAGACGAGCTCGACCATGACATTGCCACgctggtggaggagcaggTTACCTCCAATGCCGAGAGTGTGGAGCGCATTCAGGCAGCCAAGGCCGATTTAACGGAACTGTTCAAGAAGATCGACGAAGTGCGCGACCGCGCATCCAAGACGGAACAAGCGATTACGGAGATGACGGCGGACATCAAGCAGCTGGACAATGCGAAAAAGAATCTGACGCAGTCCATGACCGCACTCAAGAGGCTGCAGATGCTGACGACGGCGTATGATCAGCTCCGTGCCCTGAGCAAGACGAGGCAGTACCGCGACTGCgcgcagctgctgcaggcggTGATTCAGCTGATGGCGCACTTCAAGTCATACCGATCGATTGATCAAATTGCGCTCCTGAGTAGGAACGTGGCGGATATTCAGCGGGAATTGCTGGAACAGGTCTGTGAGGACTTTGAGTTGGCCTTTGCTAAGGGGGAAGTTGCTCAGAATCGGATCACGCTGTCGGAGGGCTGTCAGGTCATAGATGCGCTGGGCGAGAGTGCGAGGTCCAGGCTGGTGACCTGGTATTGCAATTTTCAGTTGCGGGAGTATCGGCAGGTTTTCCGGAACAACGAAGAGGCAGGCTCGTTGGACAATATTTCCCGCAGGTATTCGTGGTTCCGACGCATTCTGAAGATCTACGATGAGGAGTATGCGGCGATTTTCCCAGCGTCTTGGAGGGTTAATGAGATCCTCGCGAATGTCTTCTGTGAGGGAACCCGCGACGATTTCAAGGGGATATTGTCTCGGTCTGTTCGGAACGGTCAGACGATCGATGTTAATTTGCTactttcttgtcttcaggAGACTCTGGACTTTGAGCATTCCCTTGAGCGCCGGTTTGCCAGCCCGGCCCGGCCGTCTACTGACACCTTCGCCTCAACCGAGACACCCGTCTTTGGTCAGGCTATTTCGGAGGCATTCGAACCATACCTGAGCGTATGGGTTGAAGCTCAAGACAAGCAGCTGGCTGCGCTTATACCTAAGTACCGGCAACAACCCATTCGACCACCGGACGAGGAATTCGATTGCCACATAGTAATATCCTCATCTACAGAACTCTTTACTTTCTATCGACACTCCCTGCAGCAGTGTGCCAAACTCTCCACTGGCGGAAGCCTTGCTGACCTGGCCAAGGTCTTTGCCAAGTATCTGGATCAGTATGCGCAGCAAGTTCTTCTGAATTATATTAGTGAACGACCTACAGGCCATACACCGTCAAATGTGCCATCGTTGGAAGACCTCATCTTGGTCCTCAATACAGCCGATTACTGCTACACCACTTGCAACCAgttggaggagaagatcaaaggTAGGCTCGACAAGAACCTCAAGCAAAGTGTGGACCTGCAAAGTCAAGCAGACTCGTTCATGGGCATTGCATCTGCCGCAATTAGAGGTCTGGTACGGAAAGTCGAAATCAACCTAGAACCCTCTTGGCGCGAAATGCGCAACACGCCCTGGAGTCGTCTCGACGCCGTTAGTGACCACAGCCCTTATGTTGGGGAGCTTCTGTCCAAGACCCAGGCCACGTTCTCAGAAATTTTGCAGTTCTTGCATAAGCAGCAGTATGCTAGAGCCTTCGCCGACCATGTCGTAGAGCTCTTGTCGACCCAGTTCATCTCGAATATATCCCAATGCAAACCTATTACGGAGACTGGCGCGGAGCAG ATGCTTCTTGACACATACACTCTCAAAACCGGcctttcctccctcctcccggcaccagctccagcaagTTTCGTAAAGCGCGTCAacgccagcttctcaaagatCGAAACCCTCCTCAAGACCCTGCAAGTCCAGCCCTCGCCCCCCGAAGCCCTCGTCCAAGCATATCTCATCCATATCGCGGACCGCAACAATGCAAATTTCCGCAAGATCCTCGACCTTAAGGGCATCCGCAGCCGCCAGGAGCAGAATCAGCTCGTGGAACTATTCCAGGTCCATCGCACCTCCGATCGCTACGCCTCGAATCTTCAGCAGAGCAACCCCGTCCTAGCCGCCATGCAGACCACTCCTGCCCTCTCGTCGAGTTCCGTCTCCCAGGGTCTCGGACTAGGAGCTGCCGCGTCCATTAGCGCCTCGAATCTACCCACTCGCTTTGACCCGTCCATGCTCGGGTCCGCCCTCATCTCAGCGGCCAAGGACGGCGTTGATCGATTTGGCACGCCGTCCAGCGGCACTAATCCTAGTAGCAGCACCGGCGGCGTATCCACCCCACCCCATTCTGGAACGACAGGACAGGGGCAGGGTCAAGGCGGGGAAATGAGCTCGAATTTGAACGAGAATTTGAAGAATATTGGGAAATTCTTCAGGAGAGATCTGGGAGGGTTTGGGGGTAGATTTGGCGGTAGTTGA
- a CDS encoding uroporphyrinogen decarboxylase HEM12, with protein sequence MQEKFEPLKNDLLLRAARGERVPRPPIWVMRQAGRYLPEYHEAKGNRDFFECCRNPEIASTLTIQPVDRYAGLIDAAIIFSDILVIPQAMGMQVEMVDKKGPHFPEPLKSPDDGQYEKVMQKEVNVKEELDYVYKAITLTRHKLKGRVPLIGFCGAPWTLLCYMVEGGGTKLFVQSKMWIYKYPKESQALLQKIAEICVEYLALQVASGAQLVQVFDSWAGEMSPAAFKTFSLPYLRYISANLPKRLDAMGLERVPMTVFAKGAWYALEDLCESGYNVVGLDWLHDPAEAMQIAKGRVTIQGNADPGILYGSREAITEAVEVMVKGFQGGKQGWIANLGHGITPFVKPDDLKFFFEEIHRLTAA encoded by the exons ATGCAAGAGAAATTTGAGCCTTTGAAGAACGACCTTCTGCTCAGAGCCGCCAGAG GCGAGCGAGTTCCGCGTCCGCCAATATGGGTTATGCGACAAG CTGGCCGCTACCTCCCCGAATACCATGAAGCGAAAGGAAACCGCGATTTCTTCGAATGCTGCCGGAACCCGGAGATTGCATCCACGCTGACCATCCAGCCCGTGGATCGGTATGCAGGATTGATCGATGCTGCAATCATATTTTCGGATATCCTTGTCATCCCTCAGGCCATGGGAATGCAGGTAGAAATGGTGGACAAGAAGGGACCCCACTTCCCTGAACCTCTGAAGTCGCCGGACGATGGACAATACGAGAAGGTTATGCAGAAGGAGGTCAAcgtgaaggaggagctggactaTGTATACAAGGCCATCACGCTTACCCGGCACAAGTTGAAAGGCCGCGTGCCTCTGATTGGCTTCTGCGGTGCCCCATGGACTCTGCTCTGCTACATGGTTGAAGGTGGTGGAACCAAGCTGTTTGTGCAGTCCAAGATGTGGATCTACAAGTATCCAAAGGAGTCGCAGGCACTGCTGCAGAAGATTGCCGAGATCTGCGTGGAGTATCTCGCCCTCCAGGTTGCCTCCGGGGCGCAGCTCGTCCAGGTGTTTGACTCCTGGGCCGGAGAAATGTCCCCTGCGGCATTCAAGaccttctctctcccatACCTGCGGTACATTTCTGCCAACCTCCCCAAGCGACTGGACGCGATGGGTCTGGAGCGCGTGCCAATGACCGTCTTTGCCAAAGGGGCGTGGTACGCTCTCGAGGATCTTTGCGAGTCGGGCTATAATGTTGTCGGCCTTGACTGGTTGCATGATCCTGCTGAGGCGATGCAGATTGCGAAGGGCCGCGTAACGATCCAGGGCAATGCCGACCCCGGCATACTTTACGGTAGTCGCGAAGCTATTACCGAAGCTGTCGAGGTCATGGTCAAGGGCTTCCAGGGTGGCAAGCAGGGATGGATTGCTAACTTGGGTCACG GTATTACTCCATTTGTGAAGCCTGACGATCTCAAATTCTTCTTCGAAGAGATTCACCGTTTGACGGCTGCATAG
- a CDS encoding C2H2-type zinc finger protein — MGEKRKLELDELTIPSKSRKRTALDDADPIYEEPQSDADYVSSDESSVNSDSLHETPATPISTTSAKYPSELKTHRCPFDGCTKAFNRPARLQEHLRSHNNERIFKCTFEECDKTFLRASHLNHHIKSAHTGVRDYVCDRPGCGKSFVTGSRLRRHLAAHDGRDKYRCTEYPPCNETFRKHSTLQKHIMTAHLKQKPFQCPHTDPSTGQKCTMAFDTAGHLRAHESRIHTEKRFSCTECSQHAEGAEATFPTYALLQAHIRSVHPPQCPNCALTCATSRELRRHLEVAHGDVSLEERKIFPCTVPGCDRSFTKKGNLTVHIRTVHQGEKRFVCGETDLSSSKKVSGWNNDNGCGKRYGSKLALEEHIRTAHLGYQNAKAERRQRLGITRDRQHSTATSPGVSALAALTGEGYAEETGRHIACLVESCPHRFHRDYDLWVHMSGKHHFSEEETRDLFLRRALLAHDFGASASASASSEELFGGIYGLEFDNDHSSYDPYVLDGSETIATSGAAVSKPLPAHGADVMMHDNSSTIPTPGDDMALIDPALAYDMMES, encoded by the exons ATGGGTGAGAAGCGCAAACTTGAGTTGGATGAGCTTACCATCCCGAGCAAATCTCGGAAACGCACGGCGctggatgatgctg ATCCAATTTACGAGGAACCTCAGTCAGATGCCGATTATGTGTCTTCCGACGAATCGAGTGTGAACAGCGACAGTCTCCACGAGACTCCAGCGACACCAATCTCTACGACCTCAGCCAAATATCCTTCAGAGCTGAAAACTCACCGCTGTCCCTTCGATGGTTGCACAAAGGCATTCAACCGGCCAGCGCGACTTCAAGAACATCTGCGCTCCCATAACAACGAGAGAATCTTTAAATGCACATTCGAGGAGTGTGACAAGACATTCCTCCGCGCATCGCATCTGAATCACCATATCAAAAGCGCACACACTGGGGTCCGAGACTACGTATGCGACCGTCCTGGCTGCGGGAAGAGCTTCGTGACGGGCTCCCGGCTCCGTCGACATCTGGCTGCCCACGATGGACGAGATAAGTACCGCTGCACGGAGTACCCACCTTGCAATGAGACGTTTCGGAAACATTCCACCCTTCAAAAACACATCATGACCGCACATCTAAAGCAAAAGCCTTTCCAATGCCCCCACACGGATCCGAGTACCGGGCAGAAATGTACGATGGCATTTGACACAGCAGGACATCTCCGAGCCCACGAAAGCCGCATTCACACCGAGAAACGGTTTAGTTGCACTGAATGCTCCCAGCACGCAGAGGGTGCCGAAGCAACCTTTCCCACCTACGCGCTCCTACAAGCTCATATCCGATCCGTTCACCCCCCGCAATGTCCCAACTGTGCTCTGACTTGCGCGACGTCCCGCGAACTCCGCCGCCATCTCGAAGTCGCCCATGGCGATGTCAGTCTCGAGGAGCGCAAGATATTCCCTTGCACCGTACCCGGCTGCGACCGCAGCTTCACCAAGAAGGGAAATCTAACCGTACACATCCGCACCGTTCATCAGGGCGAGAAACGCTTCGTCTGCGGCGAGACCGACCTCTCGTCCTCGAAAAAGGTGTCCGGCTGGAACAACGACAACGGCTGCGGCAAGCGGTACGGGAGCAAGCTCGCGCTGGAAGAACACATCCGCACTGCACACCTGGGCTACCAAAACGCCAAAGCCGAACGCCGGCAACGTCTCGGCATCACCCGCGATCGACAGCACTCTACCGCAACCTCACCCGGTGTGTCCGCGCTGGCCGCGCTCACGGGTGAGGGCTACGCCGAGGAAACGGGCCGCCACATCGCGTGTCTGGTTGAGTCGTGCCCGCACCGGTTCCACAGAGACTACGATCTCTGGGTCCATATGAGCGGCAAGCATCATTTCTCCGAGGAGGAAACCCGCGATCTATTTCTGCGGCGAGCCCTGCTCGCGCATGATTTCGGtgcgtctgcgtctgcttctgcttcctccgAGGAACTGTTCGGGGGTATCTACGGCCTTGAATTCGATAACGATCATTCGTCGTATGATCCGTATGTGTTGGACGGGTCCGAGACGATAGCGACTTCTGGCGCGGCCGTGTCGAAGCCGTTGCCTGCGCATGGCGCCGATGTAATGATGCATGACAACAGTTCTACGATACCCACTCCTGGTGATGATATGGCGCTGATTGATCCTGCACTGGCTTACGATATGATGGAGTCGTAG
- the trm82 gene encoding putative tRNA methyltransferase produces MVVNYQHPIQCIRYVEKQTAGFRNLFLASAGSKIYTYAAETGRKLAIWPEAPNASHSTVVSVAPSSEGDEPSAKKRKVSPVPEQTAKGGQPEASTAWSTIPILTVSSDGNFLVAVTGEDKCLRVFEIEESGHLKQLSERHMPKRPSAITLVDDDKTILCGDKFGDVYSLPLIDTGKSSIAPKIHAKMKPNQPAATTLTVHSKRNLASLEQQLRHYSQNEKTAEEKPTSAFELHLILGHVSMLTDLVYVSVPVDATSGRQRPYIFTADRDEHIRVSRGPPQAHIIENYCLGHTSFVSSLCVPQWAPEYLVSGGGDNHLIVWRWNESRLVQKVPLLEEGTDSEVVVRRIWALSLTKAANSQENANVILVALDGSSKLLCFTLESDGSLKAQNSIQASGNVLDLTVPSENSSIVVSVDAVREAGSTQEWRTSPSSPSTLVEAFRLKPASEGPLDWERTSEAITAQINSEGTSDISADLDEKQKKELNDSLYSLGNLRKKNMGEDD; encoded by the exons ATGGTGGTCAACTACCAACATCCGATTCAATGCATCAGATATGTAGAGAAGCAAACAGCCGGTTTCCGCAATCTGTTTCTCGCTTCTGCTGGCTCGAAAATATACACCTACGCTGCTGAGACCGGAAGAAAGCTTGCCATCTGGCCTGAGGCTCCCAATGCTTCACATTCTACAGTAGTCAGTGTAGCACCAAGCTCTGAAGGGGACGAGCCATCAGCTAAGAAGAGGAAGGTCTCTCCGGTCCCAGAGCAGACAGCGAAAGGAGGTCAACCGGAAGCCTCGACCGCTTGGTCAACGATCCCCATCTTGACCGTGTCCTCCGATGGCAACTTTCTGGTTGCCGTCACTGGTGAAGACAAGTGTCTACGTGTCTTTGAGATAGAAGAAAGTGGCCATCTCAAGCAATTGAGCGAGAG ACATATGCCCAAGCGGCCGTCTGCGATCACCCTTGTTGACGATGATAAAACCATCCTGTGTGGGGATAAGTTCGGGGATGTCTATTCTTTGCCACTGATCGACACTGGGAAATCAAGTATCGCGCCCAAAATTCATGCCAAAATGAAGCCGAATCAGCCAGCGGCAACGACTTTGACTGTTCACAGTAAGCGAAACCTGGCATCGCTGGAACAGCAGTTGCGACATTACAGTCAGAACGAGAAGACTGCGGAAGAGAAGCCTACATCTGCCTTTGAACTTCATTTGATTCTTGGGCATGTGTCGATGCTCACAGACTTAGTCTACGTATCCGTCCCAGTGGATGCAACTTCGGGTCGACAGCGACCATACATTTTCACGGCGGACCGCGATGAACATATTCGGGTTTCTCGCGGCCCTCCTCAAGCGCATATAATTGAGAATTACTGCCTCGGGCACACTTCGTTCGTTAGTAGCTTGTGTGTTCCCCAGTGGGCGCCGGAATATCTCGTTTCAGGCGGAGGTGATAACCACCTGATTGTATGGAGATGGAATGAGAGCCGTCTCGTACAGAAGGTCCCCttgcttgaagaaggcacagACTCTGAAGTTGTTGTTCGTCGTATCTGGGCACTGTCACTTACCAAGGCGGCAAACTCTCAGGAGAATGCAAACGTCATACTTGTTGCGTTAGACGG ctcctcgaagCTTCTTTGCTTTACGCTTGAGTCTGATGGCTCGTTGAAAGCACAGAACTCCATCCAGGCTTCTGGCAACGTGCTTGACTTAACCGTTCCTAGCGAGAACAGCTCGATAGTAGTGTCTGTCGATGCAGTACGGGAGGCTGGGTCCACACAAGAATGGAgaacttctccttcatcgccgtcgaCCCTGGTTGAGGCTTTTCGCTTGAAGCCAGCGTCTGAGGGTCCTCTTGATTGGGAGCGCACATCAGAGGCGATCACTGCACAGATAAATTCCGAAGGTACCTCCGACATATCGGCAGACCTCGatgagaagcagaagaaggagttAAACGATTCGTTGTATAGTTTGGGCAACCTgcggaagaagaatatgGGTGAAGACGACTAa
- a CDS encoding retrograde cargo receptor ERV46 gives MPAKSRFTRLDAFAKTVEDARIRTTSGGIITLASLVVILYLVWGEWLDYRRVVVLPELVVDKSRGERMEIHMNITFPRLPCELLTLDVMDVSGEQQVGVAHGVNKVRLSSPAEGGRVLDVQALDLHSKEEIAKHLDPNYCGDCGGADPLPGSIKEGCCNTCDEVREAYAAKNWAFGKGTNIEQCEREGYAARIDAQRREGCRLEGILRVNKVVGNFHIAPGRSFTSGQVHAHDLQNYLDSELPDNEKHTMTHHIHQLRFGPQLPDEVSDRWQWTDHHHTNPLDSTSQETNDPAYNFVYFVKVVSTSYLPLGWDPLFSSAAHNAHDQTPLGSHGIAYGSGGSIETHQYSVTSHKRSLRGGDASDEGHKERLHAANGIPGVFFNYDISPMKVINREARPKSFSGFLTGVCAIIGGTLTVAAAIDRGLYEGALRVKKLHSS, from the exons ATGCCTGCCAAGTCGCGATTTACGAGGCTTGATGCTTTCGCCAAAACAGTCGAGGATGCTCGCATCCGTACCACCTCCGGAGGTATCATCACTTTGGCTTCTTTGGTAGTCATCCTGTACCTGGTTTGGGGAGAATGGCTGGATTATCGACGGGTAGTTGTTCTTCCAGAACTGGTTGTCGACAAGTCGAGAG GCGAGCGAATGGAAATTCACATGAACATCACCTTTCCCCGACTACCATGCGAGCTTTTGACCCTTGATGTGATGGACGTTTCGGGAGAACAGCAAGTTGGCGTGGCACACGGCGTTAACAAGGTGCGCCTGAGTTCTCCTGCCGAGGGAGGCCGTGTGCTGGATGTTCAAGCTTTGGACCT CCACTCTAAAGAGGAAATCGCCAAACACCTCGACCCAAACTACTGCGGCGACTGCGGCGGCGCAGACCCTCTCCCCGGCTCTATCAAAGAAGGCTGCTGCAACACTTGCGACGAAGTGCGCGAAGCCTACGCAGCTAAGAACTGGGCCTTTGGCAAGGGCACCAACATCGAGCAGTGCGAACGGGAGGGCTACGCGGCGCGCATCGACGCCCAACGCCGCGAAGGCTGCCGCCTTGAGGGCATCCTGCGCGTCAACAAGGTCGTCGGCAACTTCCACATCGCCCCCGGCCGCAGCTTCACCAGCGGTCAGGTCCACGCGCACGACCTGCAAAACTATCTCGACTCCGAGCTCCCGGACAACGAAAAACACACTATGACACACCACATCCACCAGCTGCGTTTCGGCCCCCAGCTCCCCGACGAGGTCTCCGACCGCTGGCAGTGGACAGACCACCACCACACCAATCCGCTCGACAGTACAAGCCAGGAGACGAACGACCCGGCCTACAACTTCGTCTACTTTGTGAAGGTCGTCTCGACGTCCTACCTGCCTCTGGGCTGGGATCCGCTCTTCTCGTCCGCTGCCCACAACGCCCACGATCAGACTCCCCTAGGCTCCCACGGCATCGCGTATGGTTCTGGCGGCAGTATCGAAACGCACCAGTACTCGGTGACCTCGCACAAGCGGTCCCTGCGCGGCGGCGACGCCTCGGACGAAGGACACAAGGAACGGCTGCACGCCGCGAACGGCATCCCCGGCGTCTTCTTCAACTACGACATCTCGCCGATGAAGGTCATCAACCGCGAGGCCCGCCCCAAGAGCTTCTCCGGTTTCCTGACGGGTGTCTGTGCCATCATCGGTGGTACTTTGACTGTTGCCGCGGCCATTGACCGTGGGCTGTACGAGGGCGCCCTGAGGGTGAAGAAGTTGCATTCGAGCTGA
- a CDS encoding 60S ribosomal protein uL10, with protein MGGKSATKAAYFDKLKSLLDEYKTVFIVGVDNVSSQQMHEIRLALRGQAVVLMGKNTMVRRAIKGFVADNPEYERLLPHVKGNVGFIFTNGDLKDVKTKILANRVAAPARAGAIAPADVWVPAGNTGMEPGKTSFFQALGVPTKIARGTIEITTDLKLVEAGAKVGPSEATLLNMLNISPFTYGMTITQVYDNGQCFPAHVLDIEESQLLDAFSSAIKTITTVSLALNYPTLPSVMHSLINGYKKVLAVAIETDYSWPEIEELKDRIANPDAYAAAAPVAAAPAAGGAAPAAEEKKEEEAEESDEDMGFGLFD; from the exons ATGGGGGGCAAGTCAGCTACCAAGGCCGCTTACTTCGATAAGCTCAAGAGCCTTCTCGATGAGTACAAGACCGTCTTCATTGTCGGTGTCGACAATGTCAGCTCTCAGCAGATGCACGAGATCCGTCTCGCTCTCCGTGGCCAGGCCGTTGTCCTGATGGGTAAGAACACTATG GTTCGCCGTGCCATCAAGGGCTTCGTCGCCGACAACCCGGAGTACGAGCGTCTGCTTCCTCACGTCAAGG GCAACgtcggcttcatcttcaccaacgGTGACCTGAAGGATGTTAAGACCAAAATCCTGGCCAACCGTGTCGCTGCTCCTGCTCGTGCTGGTGCCATTGCTCCCGCCGACGTCTGGGTTCCCGCTGGTAACACCGGTATGGAACCCGGTAAGACTTCGTTCTTCCAGGCTCTCGGTGTCCCCACCAAGATTGCTCGTGGTACCATCGAAATTACCACCGATCTGAAGCTCGTTGAGGCTGGCGCCAAGGTCGGTCCCTCTGAGGCCACCTTGCTGAACATGTTGAACATCTCCCCCTTCACCTACGGTATGACCATCACCCAGGTGTACGACAACGGCCAGTGCTTCCCCGCCCATGTTCTGGACATTGAGGAGTCTCAGCTCCTTGATGCTTTCAGCAGCGCCATCAAGACCATCACCACGGTCTCCCTGGCCCTTAACTACCCCACTCTGCCCTCCGTCATGCACTCTCTCATCAACGGCTACAAGAAGGTCCTCGCTGTCGCCATCGAGACCGACTACAGCTGGCCCGAGATTGAGGAGCTCAAGGACCGTATCGCCAACCCTGACGCTTAcgctgccgctgctcctGTCGCCGCCGCCCCTGCTGCCGGCggtgctgctcctgctgcggaagagaagaaggaagaggaggccgaggagtCCGACGAGGACATGGGCTTCGGCCTCTTCGACTAA
- a CDS encoding type I HSP40 co-chaperone YDJ1 codes for MVKDTKLYDILGVPETASEAQLKSAYKKGALKYHPDKNANNPEAAEKFKEMSRAYEILSDPQKRQIYDQYGEEGLEGGAGGPGMGAEDLFAQFFGGGGAFGGMFGGGMRDQGPKKARTIHHVHKVSLEDIYRGKVSKLALQKSVICPGCDGRGGKEGAVKSCTGCNGSGMKTMMRQMGPMIQRFQTVCPDCNGEGEIIREKDRCKRCNGKKTVVERKVLHVHVDKGVKNGHKIEFRGEGDQMPGVLPGDVVFEIEQKPHPRFQRKDDDLFYHAEIDLLTALAGGSINIEHLDDRWLTVNIVPGEVITPGAIKVIKGQGMPSYRHHDFGNLYIQFDVKFPEKDQLQNLGLLERVLPPRMEQPQPPADSMVEDFELEDIDASEGSQRRAHGAATAMDEDDDDVPPGAERVQCASQ; via the exons ATGGTCAAGGACACTAAGCTCTATGATATTCTCGGG GTACCCGAGACAGCCTCCGAGGCTCAGCTGAAGAGCGCCTACAAGAAGGGTGCACTCAAATACCATCCCG ACAAGAATGCAAACAACCCAGAAGCGGCCGAAAAGTTCAAGGAAATGTCCCGTGCCTATGAAATTCTTTCGGATCCTCAGAAGCGTCAGATCTACGATCAATatggtgaagaaggtcttgaaggcggtgctggtggtcCAGGAATGGGTGCCGAGGATCTCTTCGCTCAGTTCTTCGGTGGCGGTGGTGCGTTTGGCGGTATGTTCGGCGGTGGCATGCGGGATCAAGGCCCCAAAAAGGCCCGTACTATTCACCACGTACACAAAGTCAGCCTCGAGGATATCTACCGTGGCAAGGTCTCAAAATTGGCATTGCAGAAGTCGGTCATTTGCCCCGGATGCGACGGCCGTGGTGGTAAGGAAGGCGCTGTCAAGTCCTGCACTGGTTGCAATGGTTCCGGtatgaagacgatgatgcgCCAGATGGGTCCCATGATTCAGCGATTCCAGACCGTTTGTCCCGACTGCAACGGAGAGGGAGAGATCATCCGTGAGAAGGACCGTTGCAAGCGATGCAACGGCAAGAAGACCGTCGTGGAGCGCAAGGTGCTCCATGTCCACGTCGACAAGGGTGTCAAGAACGGCCACAAGATTGAGTTCCGCGGCGAAGGTGACCAGATGCCTGGCGTCCTACCAGGTGATGTCGTATTTGAGATTGAGCAGAAGCCTCATCCCCGTTTCCAGCGCAAGGATGACGATTTGTTTTACCACGCTGAAATCGACCTCCTGACTGCTCTTGCCGGCGGTTCTATCAACATCGAGCACCTCGATGATCGGTGGTTGACTGTCAACATCGTTCCTGGCGAGGTTATCACTCCTG GTGCCATCAAGGTGATCAAGGGCCAGGGTATGCCCTCTTACCGCCACCACGACTTTGGTAACCTGTACATTCAATTCGATGTCAAGTTCCCTGAGAAGGATCAGCTCCAGAACCTCGGTCTCCTGGAGAGGGTGCTGCCACCTCGTATGGagcagcctcagcctccgGCTGATTCGATGGTTGAAGATTTCGAACTGGAGGACATCGACGCCAGCGAAGGCTCTCAAAGACGCGCTCACGGCGCCGCCACCGccatggacgaggacgacgatgatgttccTCCTGGTGCAGAGCGTGTGCAGTGTGCTTCGCAGTAA